From Varibaculum massiliense, a single genomic window includes:
- a CDS encoding Fic family protein translates to MYDYEGLNQKLAEQGLKKSELTAILKISSRTIAKIAKGEKLADQVMDKLCSYFSCSKEDLCRPVSPNPVLQRLREEKEHRMPGGLYHELQIRMTYNSNHIEGSTLSEEQTRRIFETNTLGAEDHLEVDDIIETVNHFRAIDYCIEVAEEPLSEELIKHLHYLLKIRTQAERLSWFQIGDYKQRPNVVGGSKTSAPKEVPAAMKALIAANLEKENVSLADIVEFHYRFEKIHPFQDGNGRVGRLIAFKECLKHNLVPFIIEDRKKYYYYRGLKEYEPQPGFLLDTCLDGQDTFRALLELFEIETPPSTQGE, encoded by the coding sequence GTGTACGACTACGAGGGTCTCAACCAGAAACTTGCAGAACAAGGCTTGAAAAAATCTGAGCTGACTGCAATCCTGAAAATCTCCTCGCGCACTATCGCCAAAATCGCGAAGGGAGAAAAGCTGGCAGACCAGGTGATGGACAAGCTATGTAGCTATTTTTCCTGCAGCAAAGAGGATCTGTGCCGCCCAGTCTCCCCTAACCCCGTCCTCCAACGGCTGAGAGAAGAAAAGGAGCACCGGATGCCCGGCGGGCTGTACCATGAGTTGCAAATCCGCATGACTTACAACTCTAACCACATTGAGGGCAGTACCCTCAGCGAGGAGCAGACCAGACGGATTTTTGAAACCAACACTCTGGGAGCTGAGGACCACCTAGAAGTTGATGACATCATCGAAACCGTTAACCATTTCCGCGCTATTGATTACTGCATCGAGGTGGCGGAAGAACCGCTCAGTGAAGAGCTTATTAAGCATCTTCACTATCTGTTGAAAATAAGGACGCAAGCGGAGAGGCTTTCCTGGTTTCAAATCGGAGATTACAAGCAGCGCCCCAATGTGGTGGGCGGCAGCAAAACCAGCGCACCTAAAGAGGTGCCCGCCGCTATGAAAGCGCTAATAGCTGCCAACCTGGAAAAAGAAAATGTATCCCTAGCGGACATCGTTGAGTTTCACTACCGGTTTGAAAAAATCCACCCTTTTCAGGATGGAAATGGGCGCGTAGGACGGTTGATTGCCTTTAAGGAATGCTTAAAACACAATCTGGTTCCTTTTATTATTGAAGATCGTAAAAAGTATTACTATTATCGCGGCTTAAAAGAATACGAACCGCAACCAGGATTCCTGCTTGATACCTGTTTAGATGGGCAAGATACTTTCCGCGCCCTCCTAGAACTTTTTGAAATCGAAACTCCCCCTAGCACCCAGGGGGAATAG
- a CDS encoding sensor histidine kinase has product MLASLFPSYRHYPVIQPLVFGLSSVFLLILDTISVLMGQQPVSTKSICFTLILIAVFMAAGWFQPFEFIFIACYLLFNLLNLIDGYGVVVLDLDILLVFWLIRSWIAPAVLVLLLEGVISVAVSATPSLQAFSSALIAVIVLVIGLALRWQNARRILAEHDREQIRKSTAQTRKELARQLHDTTAKDLAHVTVLAQDIAVRHPELSSEMNPLVKAATKASRRIRPMILSIDTAASKTPLSEVVQQVKRMLQTRSITLDTVLPENLDNALSRQQLLTGALAIRECSSNILKYAPAASEANLIIELQDKQKELTISLSNEIADTPATTGISSGYGLANLDSKIREEGGTMEITNLGGQWLTYIVLPAQKHKPKNLSVENTSDEGAPSEQ; this is encoded by the coding sequence ATGCTTGCTTCCTTATTTCCCAGCTATCGACATTACCCGGTGATACAGCCACTGGTTTTTGGGTTATCGTCAGTTTTCCTGCTGATACTGGACACAATTTCGGTGCTAATGGGGCAGCAACCAGTTTCCACAAAAAGTATCTGTTTCACCCTCATCCTGATTGCCGTGTTTATGGCTGCAGGTTGGTTCCAGCCATTTGAGTTCATTTTTATTGCCTGCTATCTCCTTTTTAACCTGTTGAATCTGATTGATGGTTACGGGGTGGTGGTTCTTGATCTCGACATTTTACTGGTGTTTTGGCTGATACGATCCTGGATTGCCCCAGCAGTCTTAGTACTGTTACTAGAGGGAGTAATTTCCGTAGCGGTCAGTGCTACGCCCAGCCTCCAAGCGTTTAGCTCCGCATTAATCGCGGTTATAGTCTTGGTTATTGGACTGGCGTTACGCTGGCAAAACGCGCGCCGGATTCTGGCAGAACACGACAGAGAGCAAATACGTAAAAGCACTGCTCAAACCCGTAAAGAGCTCGCTCGCCAACTACACGATACTACTGCCAAAGACCTGGCCCATGTGACCGTACTTGCCCAAGATATTGCGGTACGGCACCCCGAGCTGAGCAGCGAGATGAATCCGCTAGTGAAAGCCGCCACTAAGGCTTCAAGAAGAATTCGTCCCATGATCCTCTCGATCGACACTGCGGCCAGCAAAACTCCCCTATCTGAAGTAGTTCAGCAAGTAAAAAGAATGTTACAAACTCGCAGCATCACTCTCGATACGGTGTTACCCGAAAATTTAGATAATGCACTAAGCCGGCAACAGCTCCTCACCGGAGCATTGGCAATCAGAGAATGTTCCTCAAATATCTTGAAATATGCACCCGCAGCTTCGGAGGCAAACCTGATTATCGAGCTACAAGACAAGCAGAAAGAACTCACCATCTCACTGAGTAACGAGATTGCAGACACCCCGGCCACTACCGGAATCAGCAGCGGTTACGGCCTTGCGAACCTCGACAGCAAGATTCGAGAGGAAGGGGGAACTATGGAAATAACTAACCTGGGTGGTCAGTGGCTAACCTACATCGTTTTACCTGCCCAAAAGCACAAACCTAAAAACCTATCAGTGGAAAATACCAGCGACGAGGGAGCCCCCAGTGAACAGTAA
- a CDS encoding MucBP domain-containing protein, producing the protein MRKNRLAVISLILVFFGYWLSVPVAFAVDRNSSAAGAGSAAASTTNSRVSVGSGNPERGVIIGEAGSPSIPVQDVDSTSDNRDPVIEEVNVLGDFNRSAKGIGYFKDITISLVADNLTDDNFLSPEGLHWSSRTGVELIKGQILGDFDFSTFPNDVPNARVKAFRINDGDSGRITYVGKTRSGIDLDLIWTVTGSDKEDWEANSGFANSKVKGLGFIGEQFFSGASGNSIAVLYDNASNLGLRYQIVRHGSQVEQPVVVSFISTDIDSAQGVETDLANLVEIIPPDSHLVKNNGIIYDTTRGAVNLNGSADLPRGGYLGAGFLSSFNYIFYSPAPQRVNNSYLYPVAVRYDIFGSSLQAKITPRLRQHISVNYVDTKGLNLKPEERFKGFIGESYSFSAPAIEKYRLVNIEKELSDTYRPRVRFIYSPIQENASHNMGKTGSAPARPQHSPPFYTSRNQPPNWYYFNRQGRSLSPVKPRPQKVLTNKRPAKKSGHSASTNKSKRPRDPFLVNTGMTKEKKKLFLDYIEEISRQASKKYPKDSRKRYHFIANAIAYPVYKNNELQSLVNDFGDKPKVRNYGEIYDTLRDVHYNNQYIIDFPHFATTLASAEKSSPDKERLKWIAGVSPGIFLGVSPRDNFFQLNSLTGDVLTNIDKKDRNTDIDSIIFHYHPEFRNLPLDKAISQYYGMENLAAERERLYREVLKEQAGSHLSPQEQEKLNILLAAFTLGGAALVGLTLFKRLKEQLKILYKNLKKYIGKLAAGFVAQVKKYFVKPLSKYVVKPIYRRVVKPLWSFTEKKILKPVVRKVIKPVVRFVQKKIIRPLYRRVIKPAVRYMKNKIIKPAVKYVSKRVIKPIYRRVIKPVYNKLVKPVIKPMYSKVIRPAARFVRNKVVKPARRFFKNKIVKPVKRFFKRFWR; encoded by the coding sequence ATGAGAAAAAATCGACTTGCCGTAATCTCGCTGATACTGGTTTTTTTCGGTTATTGGCTGAGTGTTCCGGTTGCTTTTGCTGTTGATAGGAATTCGTCTGCAGCGGGTGCAGGGTCTGCTGCTGCAAGCACGACGAACAGCAGGGTATCTGTTGGTTCTGGAAACCCGGAACGTGGCGTCATTATCGGAGAAGCGGGTAGCCCTTCGATTCCAGTGCAGGATGTTGATTCCACTAGTGATAACCGGGATCCGGTTATTGAGGAAGTAAATGTTCTTGGGGATTTTAATCGCTCTGCCAAGGGAATTGGCTACTTTAAGGACATAACGATTTCTCTGGTTGCAGATAATCTTACTGATGATAATTTTCTGTCTCCCGAGGGCTTGCATTGGTCTTCTCGCACCGGGGTCGAACTGATTAAAGGGCAAATTCTTGGGGATTTTGATTTTTCGACTTTTCCTAATGACGTTCCGAATGCTCGGGTGAAGGCCTTCCGGATCAATGATGGCGATTCTGGCAGGATTACTTATGTGGGTAAAACCCGGTCGGGCATTGACCTTGATTTGATTTGGACGGTGACCGGCTCAGATAAAGAGGATTGGGAGGCTAATTCGGGGTTTGCGAATAGCAAAGTGAAAGGTCTGGGTTTTATCGGGGAACAGTTTTTCTCGGGTGCTAGTGGGAACTCTATTGCGGTTTTGTATGATAATGCGAGTAATCTGGGCTTGCGTTATCAGATAGTTCGGCATGGCAGTCAGGTGGAGCAGCCGGTTGTTGTCAGTTTTATTTCCACCGATATTGATTCAGCTCAAGGTGTTGAAACAGACTTAGCTAATCTTGTTGAGATTATTCCACCTGATTCTCATCTGGTGAAGAATAACGGAATCATTTATGACACTACCAGGGGAGCGGTTAATCTTAACGGTTCGGCCGATCTTCCTCGTGGCGGATATTTAGGTGCTGGTTTCCTGTCAAGTTTCAATTATATTTTTTATTCCCCTGCTCCGCAACGGGTGAATAACTCTTATCTATATCCCGTAGCAGTTAGATACGATATTTTTGGTTCTAGCCTACAAGCTAAAATTACCCCGCGACTGCGGCAGCATATTTCAGTTAATTATGTGGATACTAAGGGGCTTAACCTTAAACCGGAAGAACGGTTCAAGGGATTTATCGGGGAAAGTTACAGTTTTTCTGCGCCTGCTATTGAAAAATATCGGCTGGTAAATATCGAAAAAGAGCTCAGCGATACTTATCGTCCGCGGGTGAGGTTTATCTATTCGCCCATCCAAGAAAACGCTTCTCACAATATGGGTAAAACTGGAAGTGCGCCGGCGCGCCCCCAGCATTCACCACCCTTTTATACCAGTCGTAATCAGCCCCCTAACTGGTATTATTTCAACCGGCAGGGGCGGAGCCTTTCCCCGGTGAAACCGCGTCCCCAAAAGGTTCTAACTAATAAGAGGCCCGCAAAAAAATCGGGGCATAGTGCTTCAACTAACAAATCCAAGCGACCCCGTGATCCTTTCTTGGTTAATACCGGGATGACAAAAGAAAAGAAAAAACTATTCCTCGACTATATTGAGGAAATTAGTAGGCAAGCAAGTAAAAAATATCCGAAGGACAGTCGTAAAAGATACCATTTTATCGCTAATGCTATTGCTTACCCGGTGTACAAAAATAACGAGCTGCAATCATTAGTAAATGATTTTGGTGATAAACCCAAGGTAAGAAACTATGGGGAAATCTACGATACTTTAAGGGATGTGCATTATAATAATCAGTACATTATTGATTTTCCGCATTTTGCGACCACTCTTGCTTCTGCTGAGAAGAGCAGTCCCGATAAGGAGCGTTTAAAGTGGATTGCGGGGGTATCTCCTGGCATTTTCTTAGGAGTTAGTCCGCGAGATAATTTTTTCCAACTCAACTCCCTGACCGGGGACGTGCTCACTAACATTGATAAGAAGGATCGAAATACCGATATTGATTCGATTATCTTTCACTACCATCCTGAGTTCAGAAATCTTCCCTTAGATAAAGCAATCAGCCAGTACTACGGTATGGAAAATTTGGCTGCTGAAAGAGAGCGGCTTTACCGGGAAGTCCTTAAAGAGCAGGCCGGCTCACATCTTTCCCCCCAAGAACAAGAGAAACTTAACATTCTGCTAGCAGCTTTCACTCTTGGTGGTGCCGCCTTAGTGGGGTTAACTTTATTCAAAAGACTTAAAGAGCAGCTGAAGATTCTTTACAAAAATCTAAAAAAATACATAGGAAAATTGGCGGCGGGCTTCGTTGCACAGGTTAAAAAGTATTTTGTCAAGCCCCTTAGCAAGTATGTGGTAAAACCTATCTATAGGCGCGTGGTTAAACCCCTCTGGTCTTTTACAGAAAAAAAGATCCTTAAACCGGTGGTACGAAAAGTTATCAAGCCGGTGGTAAGGTTCGTGCAGAAGAAAATTATCCGTCCCCTTTACAGGCGGGTGATTAAACCGGCAGTACGCTACATGAAGAATAAGATCATCAAGCCAGCAGTCAAGTATGTTAGTAAGCGTGTTATTAAACCAATATATCGACGCGTAATTAAACCGGTCTATAACAAGCTAGTAAAGCCAGTTATAAAACCCATGTATTCAAAAGTTATTCGCCCAGCTGCGCGGTTTGTAAGAAATAAGGTAGTTAAACCTGCTAGGCGTTTCTTTAAAAATAAAATAGTAAAACCAGTCAAAAGATTTTTCAAGCGGTTTTGGAGATAG
- a CDS encoding AbrB/MazE/SpoVT family DNA-binding domain-containing protein, with translation MSTTYAASVGDRGRLVIPSALRRSQKWEQGTQLLMLDTPNGVITMTQK, from the coding sequence ATGAGTACCACCTATGCTGCCTCTGTGGGAGATCGCGGGCGTTTAGTGATTCCTTCGGCGCTGCGCCGTAGCCAAAAGTGGGAACAAGGCACCCAACTATTGATGTTAGATACCCCAAATGGCGTCATCACTATGACCCAAAAATAA
- a CDS encoding type II toxin-antitoxin system RelE/ParE family toxin — MKIIFDRQFQTDFKRVVRHQPHIKDEIRELIYAVEDIGEIPPTYNPHKLTNPRGTYTGYWGLHLQEGTFDVVVVYHQLRKNQTIRFIRIGSHRQLFQGKEL, encoded by the coding sequence ATGAAAATTATTTTTGACCGCCAGTTCCAAACCGACTTTAAGCGGGTAGTTCGCCATCAACCGCACATCAAAGACGAAATACGCGAGCTAATCTACGCTGTTGAGGATATCGGGGAGATACCACCTACCTACAACCCTCACAAGCTAACCAACCCAAGGGGAACCTACACCGGCTATTGGGGTCTACATTTACAAGAAGGCACGTTTGACGTGGTGGTGGTCTATCATCAGCTGCGAAAAAACCAGACAATCAGGTTCATCCGCATAGGTTCTCATAGGCAGCTGTTCCAGGGGAAGGAACTATAA
- a CDS encoding response regulator transcription factor produces the protein MNSKNEIRILLADDDQIIRDGLAHLLNAQDGLQVVATAENGAEVFSLLALHRIDVALLDVDMPVISGIEAARRISREHPEITIVMLTAFEHEESLGQAIGARVRGFLTKDIPAPELAELIRKAHAGQQVMAPRPTEILTAAYAQTQDNREQYADFIDAVATLPAHLRPTFRLLLKAFTNKNISRQTKLKEATVRSYVSDILSHTGCATRGELAITAVKAGIRE, from the coding sequence GTGAACAGTAAAAACGAAATCCGAATCCTCCTAGCCGATGATGACCAGATTATCCGGGACGGCCTCGCTCATTTATTGAACGCCCAAGACGGATTGCAAGTAGTCGCCACTGCCGAAAACGGAGCTGAAGTATTCTCGCTATTAGCTTTACACCGGATAGATGTCGCCCTACTGGATGTGGATATGCCGGTGATTAGCGGGATAGAAGCAGCTCGCCGCATCAGCCGCGAACACCCAGAAATCACGATTGTTATGCTCACCGCCTTCGAACACGAAGAATCTCTAGGCCAAGCAATCGGAGCCAGAGTACGCGGTTTCCTCACCAAAGACATTCCCGCCCCAGAACTCGCAGAGCTGATTCGGAAAGCCCACGCCGGTCAGCAGGTAATGGCGCCGCGCCCCACCGAAATCCTGACAGCCGCCTACGCGCAAACCCAAGACAATAGGGAACAATACGCCGATTTTATTGATGCGGTTGCTACTCTGCCAGCTCATCTGCGCCCCACATTTCGGCTTTTACTCAAGGCTTTCACCAACAAGAACATTTCCCGGCAAACCAAGCTCAAAGAAGCCACCGTGCGATCCTATGTTTCCGATATCCTCAGCCACACCGGTTGCGCAACCCGCGGCGAACTGGCTATTACCGCCGTGAAAGCTGGGATTAGAGAATAA
- a CDS encoding acyl-CoA dehydratase activase-related protein — MSETTAPFEIAGGKNAAASEGEQALRLGIDIGSTTVKAVLLAGRQVIFSDYRRHHADVRGELAGLLRDINAEHPGITVKAAVTGSGGLSVAGAMKVPFVQEVIAGTKAVGDTHPQTDVIIELGGEDAKITYLHPTPEQRMNGTCAGGTGAFIDQMATLLHTDASGLDKLAAHANQLYPIASRCGVFAKTDLQPLLNEGAAHEDLAASIFTAVATQTIAGLACGRPIRGNVMFLGGPLHFLPNLRKAYEELLPKADSFLTPEHAELYVALGAALSADKGESRPLQQLITDLTTGKIDTDSQRMRPLFANEEELAEFRARHDKEVIPQLPLSEARGRCFLGVDSGSTTIKAVVIDQDKRIVFTHYASNEGDPVSAAVEIVRRIRTELPEGAYIGRACSTGYGEGLVKTALNLEQGEVETMAHFRAAEDLLPGVSSVIDIGGQDMKYLKIRSGAVDSISVNEACSSGCGSFLQTFAATMGTSVQNFAADAVDAKAPVDLGTRCTVFMNSSVKQAQKEGASPKDIAAGLSYSVVRNALYKVIKLKTPEELGEKVVVQGGTFLNDAVLRAFELLTKREVVRPNIAGLMGAYGAALIAKQSDDGQGESTLATLEDLEKFQVETTRKTCRLCQNHCQMTISTFSNGERHVSGNRCERGASLEKVPKKSALPNLFDWKYKRIFGYRRLTEKQAFRGDIGIPRVLNMYENYPLWFTMLTKLGFRVMVSGRSNHDLFETGMESIPSENICYPAKLVHGHIESLLKKGIKTIFYPSVIYEQQLVEGTDNCFNCPVVGTYPEVIRNNMESVQDSDVRLISPFLNLGNREFLPKRIAEVFADWNVTEAEAKAALDAAWEEDAAVKAEIREKGREALAWIRENGVRGIVLAGRPYHLDPEVNHGIPELIIGLGMAVFTEDSVVDGRLERPLRVRDQWAYHSRLYEAAARVGDEPDLELVQLNSFGCGVDAITADQVQEILEGRGDVHTVLKIDEVSNLGAARIRLRSLDAATRERQSSTVLTYPSADRIGDPDAAPSQAEESAVPTRIDPAAEAAEEEARLAKAGHVQVHAQFTEQMRKDGWEILVPQMAPIQFRLAQPVVRRAGLNVRLLEHTSRESMETGLKFVNNDSCYPAIVVIGQLIEEFTSGRANPDKTAVAISQTGGMCRATNYASLLRKGLRDAGYPQVPVIAASVQGIEENPGFQLSWSEIHRILQAICLGDMLQTMLLRVRPYELVKGSAMELYRRWDQIIQEWFAAGKYSATWGGRLSYSRLIKECVKEFDAFALNDEPRRPRVGLVGEILVKFHPDANNHAVRVIEEEGCEAELPTLIQFFHYSLASGNFERDEMGNSRKVKLGMDAGLWALERYEDAIRRAFAKTNGKFEMHRRIKDMAARSVDIAGMGNQAGEGWYLTAEMVDMIEHGCPNIICAQPFGCLPNHVIGKGMFRALRNRYPEANVVAVDYDPGASEVNQLNRIKLMIATALRGEEVADDFEDMPEDASGAGCGCASSCGSGVQWNSEMQVSPAGRRSLPITPVSAAR; from the coding sequence ATGAGTGAAACTACTGCCCCCTTTGAAATCGCGGGCGGAAAAAATGCTGCCGCAAGCGAAGGCGAGCAGGCGTTAAGGCTAGGGATCGATATTGGTTCCACCACCGTAAAAGCAGTGCTCCTTGCGGGGCGGCAGGTGATTTTTTCCGACTATCGCCGCCACCATGCGGATGTGCGCGGGGAACTGGCGGGCTTGCTGCGCGATATTAACGCGGAGCATCCGGGAATTACCGTAAAAGCTGCGGTTACCGGTTCGGGCGGACTCTCGGTTGCCGGAGCCATGAAAGTGCCGTTCGTGCAAGAAGTTATCGCCGGTACCAAAGCAGTCGGCGATACTCACCCGCAAACTGATGTGATTATCGAGTTGGGTGGGGAAGACGCCAAAATTACCTATCTCCATCCCACCCCGGAGCAGCGCATGAACGGCACCTGTGCCGGCGGTACCGGCGCTTTCATCGACCAGATGGCCACCTTGCTGCACACCGATGCCTCGGGACTAGACAAACTGGCCGCGCACGCCAATCAGCTCTATCCGATCGCCTCCCGCTGCGGAGTATTCGCTAAAACTGACCTGCAGCCCCTACTGAATGAGGGCGCGGCACACGAAGACCTCGCAGCCTCAATCTTTACGGCAGTTGCCACCCAAACTATTGCGGGACTGGCCTGCGGACGCCCAATTCGCGGAAACGTAATGTTCCTGGGCGGACCGCTGCACTTCCTCCCGAACCTGCGCAAAGCCTACGAGGAACTGCTCCCTAAAGCCGACAGTTTCCTCACCCCCGAACACGCCGAACTATATGTGGCGCTGGGGGCGGCGCTGAGTGCTGACAAAGGGGAATCGCGCCCCCTGCAGCAGTTAATAACTGACCTGACTACCGGAAAAATCGATACTGATTCCCAGCGGATGCGCCCCCTATTTGCGAATGAAGAAGAATTGGCTGAGTTTCGCGCCCGCCACGATAAAGAAGTAATCCCGCAGCTACCACTATCCGAGGCGCGGGGGCGCTGTTTCTTGGGGGTAGATTCCGGATCCACCACTATTAAAGCGGTCGTGATTGACCAGGATAAACGGATTGTGTTCACCCACTATGCCTCTAACGAGGGCGACCCGGTTTCGGCGGCAGTGGAGATTGTGCGCCGTATTCGCACCGAACTGCCTGAGGGTGCCTATATTGGGCGCGCCTGCTCGACTGGTTATGGGGAGGGGTTGGTGAAAACCGCCCTCAACCTGGAGCAAGGGGAAGTGGAAACTATGGCGCATTTCCGCGCCGCTGAAGACCTGCTGCCCGGGGTGTCTTCGGTAATCGATATCGGCGGGCAAGATATGAAGTATCTGAAGATTCGCTCCGGAGCCGTGGATTCTATTTCGGTGAACGAAGCTTGTTCTTCTGGGTGCGGATCTTTCTTGCAGACCTTTGCCGCCACTATGGGTACCAGTGTGCAGAATTTTGCCGCCGATGCGGTGGACGCTAAGGCGCCGGTGGATTTGGGGACGCGCTGCACCGTATTTATGAACTCCTCGGTAAAGCAGGCACAAAAGGAGGGAGCGAGCCCGAAAGATATTGCTGCCGGGCTGTCTTATTCGGTGGTGCGCAATGCCCTCTATAAAGTTATTAAACTCAAAACCCCTGAAGAACTGGGCGAAAAGGTAGTTGTCCAGGGGGGAACTTTCCTTAACGATGCGGTGCTGCGCGCTTTCGAGCTGCTAACTAAGCGGGAAGTGGTGCGTCCCAATATCGCCGGTTTGATGGGCGCTTATGGGGCGGCTTTGATTGCCAAACAAAGCGATGACGGGCAAGGGGAGTCCACCCTGGCAACCCTGGAAGACTTGGAGAAATTCCAGGTAGAGACCACTCGCAAGACCTGTCGGCTCTGTCAAAACCACTGCCAGATGACCATTTCTACTTTCTCGAACGGGGAGCGACACGTGTCGGGGAATCGCTGTGAACGCGGTGCCTCCCTAGAGAAAGTGCCGAAGAAGTCGGCGCTGCCGAACTTGTTCGATTGGAAATATAAGCGGATTTTCGGGTACCGCCGCTTGACCGAAAAGCAGGCGTTCCGTGGGGATATTGGGATTCCCCGGGTGCTCAATATGTACGAAAACTATCCGCTGTGGTTCACCATGCTCACCAAGCTGGGATTTAGGGTGATGGTGTCGGGGCGCTCTAACCACGACCTGTTTGAAACCGGGATGGAGTCGATTCCGTCTGAAAATATCTGTTACCCCGCGAAACTGGTGCATGGCCATATCGAGTCCTTACTGAAGAAAGGGATAAAAACTATTTTTTATCCCTCGGTGATTTATGAACAACAACTGGTGGAAGGCACCGATAACTGCTTTAACTGTCCGGTCGTGGGTACCTATCCCGAGGTTATCCGCAACAATATGGAGTCGGTGCAAGACAGCGACGTCCGCCTCATCAGCCCGTTCTTGAACCTGGGGAATCGAGAGTTCCTGCCTAAACGGATTGCAGAAGTATTCGCTGACTGGAACGTGACCGAGGCAGAAGCCAAAGCCGCCCTGGATGCGGCCTGGGAAGAGGACGCCGCCGTCAAGGCAGAAATCCGGGAGAAAGGTCGGGAAGCTTTAGCGTGGATTCGTGAAAACGGGGTGCGCGGGATTGTGCTGGCAGGACGCCCCTATCACCTGGATCCGGAAGTTAACCACGGGATTCCGGAACTGATTATCGGTTTGGGAATGGCGGTGTTTACCGAGGATTCGGTGGTAGATGGTCGCTTGGAGCGCCCTTTGCGGGTGCGTGACCAGTGGGCTTACCATTCTCGGCTTTACGAGGCCGCGGCTCGGGTGGGTGACGAACCCGATTTGGAATTGGTGCAACTGAACTCGTTTGGTTGCGGTGTGGACGCGATTACTGCTGACCAGGTGCAAGAGATTTTGGAGGGGCGCGGAGACGTTCACACCGTCCTCAAGATTGATGAGGTTTCCAACCTGGGAGCCGCCCGGATTCGGCTGCGTTCGCTAGATGCGGCCACTCGGGAGCGGCAAAGCTCCACGGTGCTTACCTATCCCAGTGCGGATCGGATCGGTGACCCCGATGCGGCGCCAAGCCAGGCAGAAGAATCGGCAGTTCCTACCCGCATAGATCCGGCAGCCGAAGCGGCGGAAGAAGAAGCCCGCCTGGCGAAAGCCGGACATGTGCAGGTACATGCCCAGTTCACCGAGCAGATGCGCAAAGATGGTTGGGAGATTCTGGTTCCCCAAATGGCGCCTATCCAGTTCCGCTTGGCGCAACCGGTGGTGCGCCGCGCTGGTTTGAATGTGCGTTTGCTGGAACATACTTCCCGCGAATCGATGGAAACTGGCCTCAAGTTCGTGAACAACGATTCTTGCTACCCCGCGATTGTGGTGATTGGGCAGCTGATTGAAGAGTTTACTTCCGGGCGTGCCAACCCAGATAAAACTGCGGTGGCGATTTCGCAGACCGGAGGAATGTGCCGGGCAACCAACTACGCGTCCCTGCTCCGTAAAGGGTTGCGGGATGCCGGATATCCGCAGGTGCCGGTTATTGCCGCCTCGGTGCAAGGCATTGAAGAAAATCCGGGATTCCAACTTTCTTGGTCGGAAATCCACCGGATTTTGCAAGCTATCTGCTTAGGGGACATGTTGCAAACCATGCTTTTGCGGGTGCGTCCCTATGAGCTGGTGAAAGGCTCAGCGATGGAGCTTTATCGGCGTTGGGATCAGATTATCCAGGAATGGTTTGCGGCTGGAAAATACTCGGCCACTTGGGGCGGTCGCCTCAGCTATTCCCGCCTGATTAAGGAATGTGTCAAAGAGTTCGATGCTTTTGCGTTAAATGATGAGCCGCGCCGCCCCCGGGTTGGTTTGGTGGGGGAAATCCTGGTGAAGTTCCACCCGGATGCTAATAATCACGCAGTCCGGGTGATTGAGGAAGAGGGTTGCGAAGCCGAACTGCCCACCCTAATCCAGTTTTTCCATTACTCCCTGGCCAGCGGAAACTTTGAGCGGGACGAAATGGGTAATTCCCGCAAAGTTAAGTTAGGGATGGATGCGGGTCTGTGGGCGCTGGAGCGCTATGAGGACGCGATTCGCCGGGCTTTCGCCAAAACGAACGGCAAGTTCGAGATGCACCGGCGAATCAAAGATATGGCGGCTCGTTCTGTCGATATTGCAGGCATGGGTAATCAGGCTGGTGAAGGCTGGTATTTGACCGCGGAAATGGTGGACATGATTGAGCATGGCTGCCCCAACATTATTTGCGCCCAGCCTTTTGGCTGCCTGCCGAATCATGTGATTGGCAAGGGAATGTTCCGCGCTCTACGCAACCGCTACCCGGAAGCCAATGTGGTGGCAGTCGATTATGATCCGGGCGCCTCGGAAGTTAATCAGCTAAACCGGATCAAGTTGATGATTGCGACTGCCTTGCGCGGCGAAGAAGTGGCTGATGATTTCGAGGATATGCCCGAGGACGCGAGTGGGGCAGGATGCGGATGCGCGTCCTCGTGTGGTAGCGGAGTGCAATGGAATTCTGAGATGCAAGTCAGCCCCGCAGGTAGGCGTTCCCTGCCGATTACCCCGGTGAGTGCCGCGCGCTAA
- a CDS encoding type II toxin-antitoxin system RelB/DinJ family antitoxin, with protein MNTSTATRINFRTDIKTKQSAEKLFDALGLDMTTALNMFLKQAVRDQALPIRPALTYVPNAQTARALTHAQRVIAGKDPEDGAVFENANQATEFLDSLA; from the coding sequence ATGAATACTTCCACTGCTACCAGAATTAACTTCCGAACAGACATAAAAACCAAACAGTCTGCCGAAAAACTTTTCGATGCCCTGGGGCTTGACATGACAACAGCACTCAATATGTTCTTAAAGCAGGCAGTACGGGATCAGGCGCTGCCGATTCGTCCCGCCCTCACCTACGTTCCCAATGCGCAGACAGCTCGCGCCCTGACACACGCGCAAAGAGTTATCGCAGGCAAAGATCCCGAAGATGGGGCAGTTTTTGAGAACGCAAACCAGGCGACAGAATTTCTGGACTCCCTAGCATGA